One stretch of Flavobacteriales bacterium DNA includes these proteins:
- a CDS encoding NAD(P)/FAD-dependent oxidoreductase: MIETDILIIGAGPVGLFTVFEAGLLKLRCHLIDSLPQVGGQCSEIYPKKPIYDIPAYPSILAGDLSDKLMEQIAPFKPGFTLGETAVSIEETEDNQFIVTTNAGTKHKAPNVAIAGGLGVFTPRKPPIPTLKQFEKKGVEYIVKDPEIYRDKRVVISGGGDSALDWAIFLAEGVAKEVTLVHRSKSFRGHLDSVQRIMDMASEGKVKLMTDSEVFELEGEDQLERVVIKTKGAENTSIELDNWLPLFGLTPKLGPIAKWGLEIEKNSIKVDTFDYSTNRAGIFAIGDVNTYPGKLKLILCGFHEATLMVQSAFKRIYPEKNNVLKYTTVNGINGF, translated from the coding sequence ATGATTGAAACAGATATATTAATTATTGGAGCAGGGCCTGTTGGGTTGTTTACGGTATTTGAAGCTGGGTTACTAAAATTAAGGTGTCACTTAATTGATTCCTTACCACAGGTTGGTGGACAATGTTCAGAAATATACCCTAAAAAGCCAATTTATGATATTCCTGCGTATCCTTCTATACTTGCAGGAGATTTGTCGGATAAGTTAATGGAGCAGATCGCTCCTTTTAAACCTGGCTTTACACTAGGTGAAACAGCTGTAAGCATTGAGGAGACTGAAGACAACCAATTTATTGTGACAACAAATGCAGGAACTAAACACAAAGCTCCTAATGTTGCCATTGCAGGTGGGCTAGGTGTTTTCACACCAAGAAAACCACCTATTCCTACATTAAAACAATTTGAAAAGAAAGGAGTAGAATATATTGTCAAGGATCCTGAAATATACCGTGACAAACGCGTAGTTATCAGTGGAGGTGGTGACTCTGCTTTAGACTGGGCCATTTTCCTTGCAGAAGGAGTAGCGAAAGAAGTAACCTTGGTTCATCGAAGTAAGAGTTTTAGAGGTCATTTAGACTCTGTACAACGCATTATGGATATGGCTTCTGAAGGTAAAGTAAAGTTGATGACAGATAGTGAAGTATTTGAGTTAGAAGGGGAGGATCAGCTTGAGCGTGTTGTTATTAAAACGAAAGGAGCGGAAAATACTTCTATTGAATTAGATAACTGGCTTCCTTTATTCGGGTTAACTCCTAAACTAGGTCCTATTGCTAAATGGGGATTAGAAATTGAAAAGAATTCTATTAAGGTGGATACTTTTGACTATAGCACCAATAGAGCGGGAATTTTTGCTATTGGGGATGTAAACACTTACCCTGGTAAACTAAAATTAATTTTATGTGGTTTCCATGAAGCTACATTAATGGTTCAAAGCGCTTTCAAAAGAATTTATCCAGAAAAGAATAACGTTTTAAAATATACAACAGTAAACGGGATTAACGGCTTTTAA
- a CDS encoding 2Fe-2S iron-sulfur cluster-binding protein, translating to MDNIITVTVIDREGVEHQLEAPTDMNMNMMELCKSYELPVKGTCGGMAMCASCQMYVLNDKVTLERNEDEQLMLDEAWHVEDNSRLGCQIHLTNEMDGLLVQLAPEVEEDDDDDW from the coding sequence ATGGACAATATCATAACTGTAACGGTTATCGACAGAGAAGGTGTTGAGCACCAATTAGAAGCTCCAACAGACATGAACATGAATATGATGGAGCTTTGCAAAAGCTATGAGTTACCAGTAAAAGGGACTTGTGGAGGAATGGCGATGTGTGCTTCTTGTCAAATGTATGTTCTGAATGATAAAGTTACACTTGAACGTAATGAAGACGAGCAACTAATGTTAGATGAAGCTTGGCATGTAGAAGATAACAGTCGACTAGGATGTCAAATTCATTTAACGAATGAGATGGATGGACTTCTTGTTCAACTTGCTCCTGAGGTTGAAGAGGATGACGATGATGATTGGTAA
- a CDS encoding SpoIIE family protein phosphatase → MNYIKIVLIALLSFLASVSYSQDKVTLLKEKLEASPKEEKPHVLNMLSKTLLRKNRKESLAYAEEAIKLSQDLGDVAEEMDGYLNKGKALSALRKHTEAIQAIEKVLKVDQEFGNEPSAAYDLSLLGKEYTSLKKFSDARNSFQESYDIYTKLKDERALGYVAGDYANMEKKANDRKKAIKWFEVSLAHHQKSKNKQGEVQAMMAIGALNANRGDYEKAIKQLQEAKDKAKQYGLNSLEKSAAKNLSIVQENQEKKASSVTDVDIENQNDIARRMNDYEDMIILSDEKISELSETMQILELKKRLEKEAYDREIKEKEEEKLKLEQAKKLAETVASAAKAEEEKVAAKNDLLAAQNAKQTTMIIGGGIGLALLAILILFVLKSNRERKKANEALVAKNELIEEQKNSLEEQKAELEHKNHNIKESLDYAKKIQTSILPPIGGLKEKFSDSFVFFRPKDIVSGDFYWYYEHGSKLYVSVSDCTGHGVPGAFMSIIGNNLIEKAIVELKIDKPADVLKFMSDRINEQLGMSTGVSEVKDGMDMTLICIDKSNNKLSFAGARNPLYFYRAGQLEEVKATKMSVGYNSKKVASEFENIEMDLLKGDRLYMFSDGFADQKGGPKGKKFYYRPFREILQGSGTQSMDFQRDLLENTIVEWMNGAEQLDDMLVLGIEI, encoded by the coding sequence ATGAACTATATCAAGATTGTTTTAATAGCCTTGTTAAGTTTTTTAGCATCAGTGTCTTATAGTCAGGATAAGGTAACGCTGTTGAAAGAAAAACTAGAAGCGTCTCCTAAAGAAGAAAAACCACATGTTTTAAATATGCTCTCTAAAACCTTATTAAGAAAGAACAGAAAAGAGAGTTTAGCTTATGCAGAAGAAGCAATAAAGTTAAGTCAGGACTTAGGTGATGTTGCTGAAGAAATGGATGGATACTTGAATAAAGGAAAGGCATTGTCAGCATTAAGAAAGCACACTGAAGCAATTCAAGCAATCGAAAAAGTTTTAAAAGTTGATCAAGAATTTGGTAATGAACCAAGTGCTGCGTATGATTTAAGTCTCTTAGGAAAAGAATATACTTCGCTAAAGAAGTTTAGTGATGCAAGAAACAGTTTTCAGGAGTCTTATGATATCTACACTAAACTAAAAGATGAAAGAGCATTAGGGTATGTGGCAGGTGATTATGCTAACATGGAAAAAAAAGCGAACGATAGAAAAAAAGCAATTAAATGGTTTGAAGTAAGTTTAGCCCATCACCAAAAATCAAAAAATAAGCAAGGAGAGGTTCAAGCAATGATGGCTATTGGAGCTCTTAATGCTAATAGAGGTGATTATGAAAAAGCCATTAAGCAATTGCAAGAGGCTAAAGATAAAGCTAAACAATATGGTCTAAATTCCCTTGAGAAAAGTGCCGCTAAAAATCTTTCGATAGTCCAAGAAAATCAAGAGAAAAAAGCGAGTAGTGTAACAGATGTTGATATTGAGAATCAAAATGATATTGCAAGAAGAATGAATGATTATGAGGATATGATTATTTTATCTGATGAGAAAATAAGTGAGTTGAGTGAAACCATGCAGATCCTTGAGCTTAAAAAACGATTAGAGAAAGAGGCGTATGACAGGGAAATTAAAGAAAAAGAAGAAGAAAAATTAAAGTTAGAACAAGCTAAGAAATTAGCCGAAACAGTTGCTTCAGCAGCTAAAGCTGAAGAAGAGAAAGTAGCTGCAAAAAATGACTTGTTAGCAGCTCAAAATGCCAAGCAAACAACAATGATAATTGGCGGTGGAATTGGATTAGCTTTGTTAGCAATTTTAATTCTTTTTGTTTTAAAAAGTAATAGAGAAAGAAAGAAAGCAAATGAAGCCCTGGTCGCTAAGAATGAGTTGATTGAAGAGCAGAAAAATTCTCTAGAAGAGCAAAAGGCTGAATTAGAACATAAGAATCACAACATAAAAGAGAGTTTAGATTATGCTAAAAAAATCCAGACTTCAATATTGCCTCCAATTGGTGGTTTGAAAGAAAAATTTTCAGATTCATTTGTGTTTTTTAGACCTAAAGATATTGTAAGTGGAGATTTCTATTGGTACTATGAACATGGTTCTAAATTGTATGTTTCTGTCTCTGATTGTACTGGACATGGTGTTCCAGGAGCATTTATGTCTATTATTGGTAATAACTTAATAGAAAAAGCGATTGTAGAGCTAAAAATCGATAAACCAGCAGATGTGTTAAAGTTTATGAGTGATCGTATCAATGAACAGCTAGGAATGTCAACAGGTGTCTCTGAAGTAAAAGATGGAATGGACATGACGCTAATTTGTATTGATAAATCAAACAATAAACTAAGCTTTGCTGGAGCAAGAAACCCATTATACTTCTATAGAGCTGGACAGTTGGAAGAAGTGAAAGCAACGAAAATGTCTGTAGGGTATAACAGTAAAAAAGTAGCCTCAGAATTTGAGAATATAGAAATGGACCTACTTAAAGGAGATCGACTGTATATGTTCTCTGATGGTTTTGCAGATCAAAAAGGTGGACCGAAAGGGAAAAAATTCTACTATAGACCATTTAGAGAAATTTTACAAGGGTCAGGAACACAGTCTATGGATTTTCAAAGAGATTTATTAGAGAATACAATTGTTGAATGGATGAACGGAGCAGAACAGCTAGATGATATGCTGGTCTTAGGAATAGAAATTTAA
- a CDS encoding OmpA family protein, whose product MRKLIFSVSTALLVALNLNAQQKELTVGVEKQKGGYYREAIANFEQALNNPKISDEQKVLVYKGLAECNEKTHNYNKASDYYGKYLAANPNDIDKFLNYSSMLRTVGKTEEAKIFFLKYAEKKGDAKLKKDFNKMIDWAEAHGDDATPYLVDVTNIATNGISMGTSEYKEGVLTGLAQSTDEGKTIFYNLGYSKKSGENSFEAPTVLAKNLTSQYYSGYPSVSKDGNTIYFTSNSSGKNKYSPSKTKKMDYSSKGVNVLKIFRTEFKDGSWTEKEELSFNSNEYSCAHPFITEDGNTLYFVSNMEGTMGGYDVYKATKNNDGTFSKPVNLGPSVNTKLDEMTPSFVNNSLYFSSRGHFGFGGSDIFKAEMDKDELFKKAENVGKPLNSTFDDFAFSPNKDQVTGFLSSNRDSEDGSDKIYSFKLIPAEYKVIDKETGEPISETKIIVYEKVDGEWVESSVNITDENGVWGTNFAKNKDYKIVYDNPYYEVKEIELLQNDKRRDKKLAQIKSGVKLEKAVLFGQMIDAITNKAVEGAVVDLYEKNENGEYVKVASVLTDKYGSWKHNIRRDKEYRVNINREGYDEKAFEIPSVVSNDPNRSSIIESMNPLKFNPTAKKDVKLKINNIYFYFDKGKIKEESYPILDNIVEYLNENADVKIELSAHTDCIGKDSYNLALSKKRAKACVEYIVKHGISSSRLKGVGYGEKYILNDCKLQRSNEKEAEKNRRVEIKIL is encoded by the coding sequence ATGAGGAAGTTAATTTTTAGTGTAAGCACCGCTTTACTTGTGGCATTAAACTTAAATGCACAGCAAAAAGAGCTTACTGTAGGTGTTGAAAAACAAAAAGGAGGATATTATAGAGAAGCTATAGCAAACTTCGAGCAAGCTTTAAATAACCCAAAAATTAGTGACGAACAAAAAGTACTTGTCTATAAAGGGTTGGCAGAATGTAATGAGAAGACTCATAATTATAATAAAGCGTCTGATTATTACGGAAAATACCTTGCGGCAAATCCAAACGATATCGATAAATTCTTAAACTATAGTTCTATGTTAAGAACTGTAGGAAAAACTGAAGAGGCTAAGATTTTCTTTTTAAAATATGCAGAAAAAAAAGGAGATGCTAAATTGAAAAAGGATTTCAATAAAATGATCGATTGGGCAGAAGCTCATGGAGATGATGCAACACCTTATTTAGTGGATGTAACTAATATTGCTACCAATGGAATTAGTATGGGAACTTCTGAATATAAAGAAGGTGTCTTAACAGGTTTAGCACAATCTACTGATGAAGGAAAAACGATATTCTATAACTTAGGATATAGTAAAAAATCAGGAGAAAATTCTTTTGAAGCACCTACTGTTTTAGCTAAAAATTTAACAAGTCAATACTACTCAGGTTATCCATCTGTCTCAAAAGATGGTAATACCATTTATTTTACATCTAATTCTTCAGGGAAAAATAAATACAGTCCATCTAAAACTAAAAAAATGGATTATAGCTCTAAAGGTGTAAACGTTCTTAAAATTTTTAGAACAGAGTTTAAAGATGGTTCTTGGACTGAAAAAGAAGAATTGTCGTTTAATAGCAATGAATATAGTTGTGCTCATCCTTTTATTACTGAAGATGGTAATACATTATATTTTGTATCTAACATGGAAGGAACTATGGGAGGTTATGATGTCTATAAAGCAACTAAAAATAATGATGGTACATTTTCAAAACCTGTTAACTTAGGTCCAAGTGTCAATACGAAGTTAGATGAAATGACACCATCTTTTGTAAATAACAGCTTGTATTTCTCTTCAAGAGGACACTTTGGATTTGGAGGATCAGATATCTTTAAAGCTGAAATGGATAAAGATGAATTGTTTAAAAAAGCTGAAAATGTCGGAAAGCCGTTAAACTCAACATTTGATGATTTTGCATTTTCTCCAAATAAAGACCAAGTAACAGGATTTTTATCTTCTAATAGAGATAGTGAAGATGGATCAGATAAGATCTATTCATTTAAGTTAATTCCAGCTGAGTATAAAGTTATTGATAAGGAGACAGGAGAACCTATCTCAGAAACGAAAATTATCGTTTACGAAAAAGTTGACGGAGAATGGGTAGAGTCTTCAGTTAATATTACTGATGAAAACGGTGTGTGGGGAACTAATTTTGCCAAAAATAAAGATTACAAAATCGTTTATGATAACCCTTATTATGAAGTAAAAGAAATCGAATTATTACAAAACGATAAACGTAGAGATAAAAAGTTAGCTCAAATTAAAAGTGGAGTTAAGTTAGAAAAGGCTGTTTTATTTGGGCAAATGATTGACGCGATTACCAACAAAGCTGTAGAAGGAGCTGTAGTAGATCTTTACGAAAAAAATGAAAACGGGGAATACGTAAAAGTCGCAAGTGTTCTTACTGATAAATATGGATCTTGGAAGCACAATATTCGTAGAGATAAAGAATACAGAGTGAACATCAATAGAGAAGGCTATGATGAAAAAGCCTTTGAAATTCCTTCTGTAGTGAGTAATGATCCAAATAGATCAAGCATTATAGAGTCGATGAACCCACTTAAGTTTAACCCAACGGCTAAAAAAGATGTTAAGCTTAAAATTAATAATATTTACTTCTATTTTGATAAAGGAAAGATTAAAGAAGAATCTTACCCAATTTTAGATAATATTGTAGAGTATCTGAATGAAAATGCAGATGTAAAAATCGAATTGAGTGCTCATACAGATTGTATCGGTAAAGATTCTTATAACTTAGCACTGTCTAAAAAGAGAGCCAAGGCTTGTGTTGAGTACATTGTTAAACATGGAATATCAAGCTCAAGATTAAAAGGGGTAGGATATGGAGAGAAATATATACTTAACGATTGTAAGTTGCAGCGTTCTAATGAGAAAGAGGCAGAGAAAAATCGACGAGTGGAAATAAAAATACTATAA
- a CDS encoding type IX secretion system membrane protein PorP/SprF, translating to MNKIVSTLIVAIGVLTYSGTLKAQDYFHISQYMMHQPFVNPAAIGSYGSLNGAGLFKQQWVGLEGAPSIQAINVNSPIGTTNGNAGFSVVRDQIGVNNRIDITGTYAYNLALGTNSKLALGLSGMAVLNQSNFSQATVNDANDPLFANDTRMHVLPNFQYGMYYYTNKFYVGLSLPKLLLNSVTSDSTGTDNASTSFDFSQMHYYLNAGYTFELSESMDLNASTLLKQISGAPFQFDLNAQVVFNDRLGVGVSYRSSKELVGLLSFQINEMFKLAYSYDFSLSKLGTYHTGSHEIMLLFQMPTKEPLLIEPPRF from the coding sequence ATGAATAAAATAGTATCTACTTTAATAGTTGCAATTGGGGTATTAACATATTCTGGAACGTTGAAAGCTCAAGATTATTTTCATATATCACAATATATGATGCACCAACCATTTGTTAACCCAGCTGCAATAGGTAGCTATGGGTCATTAAATGGAGCAGGTTTATTTAAACAACAATGGGTAGGCCTTGAAGGGGCACCATCAATCCAAGCAATCAATGTAAATTCACCTATTGGTACGACTAATGGTAATGCTGGATTTTCAGTAGTAAGAGACCAAATTGGAGTCAATAATAGAATCGATATAACAGGGACATATGCTTATAACCTTGCATTGGGTACAAATTCTAAATTAGCTTTAGGGTTATCTGGTATGGCTGTTTTAAATCAAAGTAACTTTTCTCAAGCAACTGTAAATGATGCGAATGATCCGTTATTTGCCAATGATACTAGAATGCATGTCTTGCCTAACTTTCAGTATGGAATGTATTATTACACCAATAAATTTTATGTAGGACTGTCGCTACCTAAATTGTTATTAAATTCTGTAACGTCTGATTCTACAGGTACTGATAACGCTTCTACATCATTTGATTTTTCTCAAATGCACTATTACTTGAATGCAGGGTATACCTTTGAACTTTCAGAAAGCATGGACTTAAATGCTTCTACATTATTGAAGCAAATTTCAGGAGCTCCATTTCAATTTGATTTAAATGCCCAAGTTGTATTTAATGATAGGTTAGGAGTAGGAGTCTCTTATCGTTCTAGTAAAGAATTGGTTGGTTTGTTGTCATTCCAAATTAATGAAATGTTCAAATTAGCTTATTCGTATGATTTCTCTTTATCAAAATTAGGAACATATCATACAGGTTCTCATGAGATTATGTTGTTGTTTCAAATGCCAACAAAAGAGCCCCTACTAATTGAACCACCAAGATTTTAA
- a CDS encoding gliding motility-associated C-terminal domain-containing protein — protein MKKNTYILGIFATLSMQVFAQDVLVVDGGSIHVTNNGLLTVKGGVVNQNSGTIDNSGDINVSGDWTNNGNNTMLVNNSPGNVTLDGNNQAIKGSSITDFYNLKLSGGTTVKTLELDANVANELDLGNEELQTNSNTMHVNNPAVGAIVWNTGYVKSDSLGGYLARATNSTGTYTFPVGSGLLSDTYRPVFLTPASSNANVYGVRLSDENPDSDNTGTSNSGAVGPFPVANKEAQVRAINTDYYFNIARLSGTDAVDVQVDFFNADGAYQTLAQWDGTNSQWKGLDFNYAPSTTGATLNSPDVSLTKTAINDFNHDVFALAELEFEIEVPGGVSPNGDGFNDNFVVENLEYFPENELVIFNRWGDVVYEASPYMNDWNGQVNGAMILTGTEVSDGTYFYVLKLSQDQETDPLKGSFELRRK, from the coding sequence ATGAAAAAAAACACATATATATTAGGAATTTTTGCAACCCTATCTATGCAAGTGTTCGCACAGGATGTTTTAGTTGTGGATGGAGGAAGTATACATGTCACAAATAATGGATTGTTGACTGTTAAAGGTGGTGTTGTTAATCAGAATTCTGGAACAATTGATAATTCTGGAGATATTAATGTGTCTGGAGATTGGACCAATAATGGAAATAATACCATGTTGGTTAATAATAGTCCTGGAAATGTTACACTAGATGGAAATAACCAGGCAATAAAAGGAAGTTCAATTACGGATTTTTATAACTTAAAACTCTCTGGAGGGACAACTGTAAAAACTTTAGAATTAGATGCTAATGTTGCTAATGAATTAGATTTAGGAAATGAGGAATTACAAACAAATTCCAATACAATGCATGTAAATAATCCAGCTGTTGGAGCTATCGTTTGGAATACAGGATATGTAAAAAGCGATAGTTTAGGTGGATACCTTGCAAGAGCAACAAACTCAACAGGAACTTATACATTTCCAGTTGGATCAGGATTGTTATCTGATACTTATAGACCTGTTTTTTTAACACCAGCTTCATCAAATGCAAATGTTTATGGAGTAAGATTGTCTGATGAAAATCCTGATTCAGATAATACAGGAACATCTAACTCAGGAGCAGTAGGACCTTTCCCAGTAGCCAATAAAGAAGCGCAAGTAAGAGCAATTAATACAGATTATTACTTTAATATCGCTAGACTTTCGGGAACAGATGCTGTAGATGTTCAAGTTGATTTCTTTAATGCTGATGGAGCATACCAAACATTAGCACAATGGGATGGAACAAATTCACAGTGGAAAGGATTAGATTTTAATTATGCACCGTCAACAACTGGAGCAACATTAAACAGTCCAGATGTTTCATTAACTAAAACAGCTATCAATGACTTTAATCATGACGTTTTTGCATTGGCAGAATTAGAGTTTGAAATTGAAGTTCCAGGAGGGGTTTCTCCAAATGGTGATGGGTTTAACGATAATTTCGTTGTTGAAAATTTAGAGTATTTCCCAGAAAATGAATTAGTGATTTTTAACAGATGGGGAGATGTGGTTTATGAGGCTAGTCCATACATGAACGATTGGAATGGGCAAGTTAATGGAGCGATGATCCTAACAGGAACAGAAGTCTCTGATGGAACATATTTTTATGTTTTAAAATTATCACAAGATCAAGAAACCGATCCACTTAAAGGATCTTTTGAATTAAGAAGAAAGTAA
- the ruvB gene encoding Holliday junction branch migration DNA helicase RuvB: MIEEFDIHGDDFGSDKEIEQVLRPKLFDDFAGQDKIVDNLSVFVEAAKLRGESLDHVLLHGPPGLGKTTLANIIANELGVGFKVTSGPVLDKPGDLAGLLTNLEEGDVLFIDEIHRLSPVIEEYLYSAMEDYKIDILIDSGPNARTVQIDLNAFTLIGATTRSGMLTAPLRARFGIHSRLEYYEAKVLTDIVERSAGILDVPIEYEAAYEIASRSRGTPRIANALLRRVRDFAQIKGNGTITPKITTFSLEALNVDQHGLDEMDNRILSAIIEKFNGGPVGLSTIATAVGEQAGTIEEVYEPFLIKEGYIQRTSRGRIVTDLAYNHLGKNKNPFQGGLF, translated from the coding sequence GTGATAGAAGAATTTGACATACACGGAGATGATTTTGGTTCAGATAAAGAAATCGAACAGGTTTTAAGGCCAAAGTTATTTGATGATTTTGCTGGGCAAGATAAAATAGTAGATAATTTGTCAGTATTTGTAGAGGCAGCAAAATTAAGAGGGGAATCTTTAGATCATGTATTGCTACATGGTCCTCCTGGTCTAGGAAAAACAACTTTGGCCAATATCATAGCCAATGAACTTGGTGTAGGTTTTAAAGTAACCTCAGGACCAGTGTTAGATAAACCAGGTGATTTAGCAGGTTTGTTGACCAATCTTGAAGAAGGTGATGTTTTGTTTATAGATGAAATCCATCGATTAAGTCCTGTCATAGAAGAGTACCTGTACTCAGCGATGGAAGACTATAAGATTGACATTTTGATAGATAGTGGACCAAATGCTCGTACAGTTCAAATTGACCTAAACGCTTTTACCCTAATAGGAGCTACAACTCGATCAGGAATGCTTACAGCACCTTTAAGAGCAAGATTTGGTATACATAGTCGTTTGGAATATTATGAAGCTAAAGTTTTAACAGATATTGTAGAACGTTCAGCAGGCATTCTAGATGTCCCAATTGAGTATGAAGCAGCATACGAAATAGCAAGTAGAAGTAGAGGTACGCCTCGAATCGCCAATGCCTTATTAAGAAGAGTAAGGGACTTTGCCCAAATAAAAGGAAATGGGACAATAACCCCTAAAATTACGACATTCTCACTAGAAGCATTAAACGTTGATCAACACGGATTGGATGAGATGGATAATCGTATCTTATCAGCGATTATAGAAAAGTTTAATGGTGGGCCAGTAGGATTATCAACGATAGCAACAGCTGTAGGCGAACAAGCGGGAACAATAGAAGAGGTTTATGAACCTTTCTTAATTAAAGAAGGCTATATACAACGAACTTCAAGAGGAAGAATCGTAACAGACTTAGCCTATAATCACTTAGGGAAAAATAAAAACCCTTTTCAAGGAGGACTGTTTTGA
- a CDS encoding cbb3-type cytochrome c oxidase subunit I — protein sequence MSANHEHAHHHHEKESFLSKYIFTMDHKMIGKQYLVTAIIMGIIGIGLSGLFRLKLGWPDTKFPILEAILGSDWAPDGVLDSNMYLGLVTMHGTIMVFFVLTGGLSGTFSNLLIPLQIGARDMASGLLNMISFWLFFLSSIIMTFSLFIETGPAMAGWTIYPPLSALEEAQSGSGLGMTLWLFSMAIFIASSLLGGINYIVTVLNLRTKGMKMTRLPLTIWAFFVTAIIGLLSFPVLLSAAVLLIMDRMGGTSFYLSDITLSSGALDQTGGSPILYEHLFWFLGHPEVYIVLLPALGISSEVVATNARKPIFGYRAMIGSILAIGFLSFIVWGHHMFVTGMNPFLGGVFTFTTLLIAIPSAVKVFNYLTTLWKGNIILTPAMVFSVGMVSTFITGGITGIILADSALDISQHDTYFVVGHFHIVMGMSAILAMFAGIYHWFPKMYGKMMNKKLGYIHFWITIVCGYGVFLPMHFLGEGGMPRRYYENTAFPMFDHFLDLNTIISVFAIVGVLGQLVFFFNFFWSAFRGPRASKNPWKSTTLEWTTPIDHVHGNWDGPIPEVHRWPYDYSKPGQEEDFVMQDVPLGENEEEH from the coding sequence ATGTCTGCAAATCACGAACATGCACATCACCATCACGAAAAAGAAAGCTTTTTATCAAAGTATATCTTTACGATGGATCATAAAATGATTGGTAAACAATACTTAGTTACCGCTATAATAATGGGAATCATAGGTATTGGATTATCAGGGTTATTTAGGTTAAAATTAGGTTGGCCAGATACAAAGTTCCCAATACTAGAAGCTATTTTAGGTTCAGATTGGGCGCCAGATGGAGTATTGGATAGTAACATGTACTTAGGTTTAGTTACTATGCATGGTACAATCATGGTATTCTTTGTACTAACAGGTGGATTGTCTGGTACATTCTCAAATTTATTAATTCCATTGCAAATTGGAGCAAGAGATATGGCTTCAGGTTTGTTGAATATGATCTCATTTTGGTTATTCTTTTTATCAAGTATAATCATGACCTTCTCATTATTCATAGAAACTGGACCAGCAATGGCAGGGTGGACAATTTATCCTCCTTTAAGTGCGCTAGAAGAAGCTCAGTCTGGTAGTGGTCTAGGAATGACATTGTGGTTATTCTCTATGGCTATATTTATTGCCTCTTCTTTATTAGGAGGTATTAACTATATTGTTACAGTTCTAAATTTAAGAACTAAAGGAATGAAAATGACAAGATTGCCTTTAACAATATGGGCGTTCTTTGTTACAGCTATTATTGGTTTATTATCATTCCCAGTTTTATTGTCAGCTGCAGTTCTATTAATCATGGATAGAATGGGAGGAACAAGCTTTTACTTAAGTGATATTACATTATCATCAGGAGCTTTAGACCAAACAGGAGGTAGTCCAATATTATATGAACACTTATTCTGGTTCTTAGGTCACCCTGAGGTATATATCGTATTATTACCTGCACTAGGAATTTCATCAGAGGTAGTAGCGACAAACGCAAGAAAACCAATTTTTGGATATAGAGCAATGATTGGTTCAATCTTAGCTATTGGATTCTTATCATTTATCGTATGGGGACACCACATGTTCGTTACGGGAATGAACCCATTCTTAGGAGGGGTATTTACATTTACAACATTATTAATTGCTATTCCATCTGCTGTTAAAGTATTTAACTATTTAACAACATTATGGAAAGGTAATATCATCCTAACACCTGCTATGGTCTTTTCTGTAGGAATGGTATCAACATTTATTACTGGTGGTATCACAGGGATTATCTTAGCAGATTCAGCATTAGATATCAGTCAACACGATACTTACTTTGTGGTTGGTCACTTCCATATCGTTATGGGAATGTCAGCTATTCTTGCAATGTTTGCAGGTATCTATCATTGGTTCCCTAAAATGTATGGTAAAATGATGAATAAGAAATTAGGTTATATTCACTTCTGGATCACTATTGTTTGTGGATATGGAGTGTTCTTACCAATGCATTTCCTAGGTGAAGGAGGAATGCCTCGTAGATACTATGAAAATACAGCATTCCCAATGTTTGATCACTTCTTAGATTTAAATACAATTATTAGTGTGTTTGCCATTGTAGGAGTTTTAGGACAATTAGTATTCTTCTTTAACTTCTTCTGGAGTGCGTTTAGAGGACCTAGAGCATCTAAAAATCCTTGGAAATCTACAACACTAGAGTGGACAACACCAATAGATCATGTACATGGTAACTGGGATGGTCCTATTCCAGAAGTTCATAGATGGCCTTACGATTATAGTAAACCAGGTCAAGAAGAAGATTTTGTGATGCAAGATGTTCCTTTAGGAGAAAATGAGGAAGAGCATTAA